The following are encoded in a window of Rhizobium sp. WYJ-E13 genomic DNA:
- a CDS encoding MFS transporter, which produces MSLSPTGDRFAAFRHPSYTRFFFARFLLSFSQQIVSVAVGWQMYDQTGSAIYLGLIGLVQFLPSLVLILVTGSVADRHNRRAIASICSLVGALCTLVLLGMTVTGTFSPIPVFIVLLVFGIERAFMAPAVQSLAPNLVPEKDLSNAIAWNSSSWQLAAITGPVLGGLLYGVSASTAYWVAVIFSALGAILLCMIPKPPQKTAGEAKSWDMILGGFRYIREERVVLGAISLDLFAVLLGGATALMPIFARDILTLGPWGLGLLRSAPGVGAIIMAIFLAAYPLKHKAGMYMFIGVAIFGLGTIVFGLSTNTEVSIAALAIMGAADMISVYVRESLIALWTPDHLRGRVNAVNTVFVGASNELGEFRAGTMASVFGAVPAVIIGGIGTLAVAAIWATGFPKLRKIDTLAAPMREVA; this is translated from the coding sequence ATGTCGCTTTCGCCCACCGGAGACCGTTTTGCCGCGTTCCGGCATCCGTCCTACACGCGCTTCTTTTTCGCGCGATTCCTGCTCTCGTTTTCGCAGCAGATCGTCAGCGTCGCGGTGGGCTGGCAGATGTATGATCAGACGGGGAGCGCCATTTATCTCGGCCTGATCGGGCTCGTGCAGTTCCTGCCGTCCCTCGTGCTCATCCTCGTCACCGGTTCGGTGGCCGATCGCCACAATCGCCGCGCCATTGCCTCGATCTGTTCACTCGTCGGTGCGCTCTGCACGCTGGTTTTGCTCGGTATGACGGTTACGGGCACATTTTCGCCGATCCCGGTCTTCATCGTTCTACTGGTCTTCGGCATCGAGCGTGCCTTCATGGCGCCGGCGGTGCAGTCGCTTGCGCCGAACCTCGTACCGGAGAAGGATCTCTCCAATGCGATCGCCTGGAATTCGTCGTCCTGGCAGCTCGCGGCCATAACCGGTCCCGTGCTCGGCGGTCTGCTTTATGGGGTCAGCGCTTCGACGGCCTATTGGGTTGCCGTTATCTTCTCCGCGCTCGGTGCGATCCTGCTCTGCATGATTCCAAAGCCGCCGCAGAAGACGGCGGGAGAGGCCAAGAGCTGGGACATGATCCTCGGCGGCTTCCGTTATATCCGAGAAGAGAGGGTGGTGCTCGGCGCCATCTCGCTCGATCTCTTCGCCGTTCTCCTCGGCGGTGCCACGGCACTGATGCCGATCTTTGCCCGCGATATCCTGACGCTCGGGCCGTGGGGCCTCGGCTTGCTTCGCTCGGCGCCTGGCGTCGGCGCCATCATCATGGCAATTTTCCTTGCCGCTTATCCTCTTAAGCATAAGGCCGGGATGTACATGTTCATCGGCGTGGCCATCTTTGGTCTCGGTACGATTGTCTTCGGCTTGTCGACGAATACCGAAGTCTCCATTGCCGCGCTCGCCATCATGGGCGCTGCGGACATGATCTCCGTCTATGTTCGCGAAAGTCTGATCGCGCTCTGGACACCGGACCATCTGCGTGGCCGTGTCAACGCGGTCAATACGGTCTTCGTCGGCGCTTCCAACGAGCTCGGGGAATTCCGCGCGGGTACGATGGCTTCGGTTTTTGGCGCCGTCCCTGCCGTCATTATCGGTGGGATTGGCACGCTCGCCGTTGCTGCAATATGGGCAACCGGATTCCCGAAGCTGCGGAAGATCGATACGCTTGCCGCGCCTATGCGAGAAGTGGCGTAA
- a CDS encoding TerB family tellurite resistance protein — protein sequence MLERFQAFFQHLTADRPKSGFAPDDPRIAVAALCMQVMEADGQIKDSEKKRLRKLLKEQYALDGKQLDALMAAGREAESSAVDYFRFTSDLKRHLNTEQRLELIGILWDIVYADGERSEMEDHVIWRIADLLGVSSRERIQKRQEAAARVTDAQVVQDDAD from the coding sequence ATGCTCGAACGCTTTCAGGCCTTTTTCCAGCATCTGACCGCCGACCGTCCGAAATCAGGCTTTGCCCCCGATGATCCGCGCATCGCGGTCGCCGCGCTCTGTATGCAGGTCATGGAGGCCGACGGCCAGATCAAGGACAGCGAGAAGAAGCGACTGCGCAAGCTCCTGAAGGAGCAGTACGCGCTTGATGGTAAGCAGCTCGACGCGCTGATGGCCGCGGGGCGTGAAGCCGAAAGCTCGGCGGTTGATTATTTCCGCTTCACGTCCGATCTTAAGAGACATCTCAATACCGAACAGCGGCTGGAGCTGATCGGCATTCTCTGGGATATCGTCTATGCCGATGGCGAGCGCAGCGAGATGGAAGACCATGTGATCTGGCGGATCGCCGATCTCCTGGGTGTTTCTTCCCGTGAGCGTATTCAGAAGCGGCAGGAGGCGGCCGCGCGGGTTACAGACGCACAGGTGGTGCAGGACGATGCCGACTGA
- a CDS encoding YggT family protein: MIALFQTIDLALQLYTWILIASAIFSWLYAFNVINSSNQFVNQVGTFLYNVTEPLLRPIRRLLPNLGGIDISPIILLLIIFFLRSFLWTTIYPLVA, from the coding sequence ATGATTGCGCTGTTTCAAACCATTGATTTGGCTTTGCAACTTTACACTTGGATCCTGATTGCCAGCGCTATCTTCTCCTGGCTCTATGCATTCAACGTCATCAATTCCAGCAATCAGTTCGTCAATCAGGTCGGAACGTTCCTCTATAACGTCACTGAACCCCTGCTGCGCCCGATCCGTCGCCTGCTGCCCAATCTCGGCGGCATCGACATCTCGCCGATCATCCTTTTGCTGATCATCTTCTTCCTGCGTTCCTTCCTCTGGACGACGATCTATCCGCTCGTCGCTTGA
- a CDS encoding IS630 family transposase (programmed frameshift), which translates to MAKPFSDDLRERVVGAVTREGLSCRAAAKRFGIGISTAIDWVRRFRQTGSAAPGQMGGHKPRAIAGEHQEWLLERCRTRAFTLRGLVAELGERGLKVDYRSVWTFVHDEGLSYKKTMVADERERPDVAARRNRWLKHRYHVDPARLVFIDETWTKTNMAPLRGWAPRGERLPGQAPFGHWNTMTFIAALRADRVSAPWIIDGPINGERFLIYVEKVLVPELKPDDIVVMDNLGSHKAKAIRTAIRKAGAKLFFLPKYSPDLNPIEKLFAKIKHWLREAQARTRHAIDEAIAAILKTVSPQECQNYFKEAGYERT; encoded by the exons ATGGCAAAACCTTTTTCCGATGATTTGCGGGAACGCGTTGTCGGCGCGGTGACGCGCGAAGGATTGTCCTGCCGGGCAGCGGCGAAGCGCTTCGGGATTGGCATCAGCACCGCGATCGATTGGGTGCGGCGCTTTCGCCAGACGGGCAGCGCAGCCCCCGGTCAGATGGGCGGGCACAAGCCACGGGCGATCGCCGGTGAGCATCAGGAGTGGCTGCTCGAGCGCTGCCGCACACGGGCTTTTACCCTGCGCGGGCTGGTCGCGGAACTGGGCGAGCGTGGCCTGAAGGTCGATTACCGCTCCGTGTGGACCTTCGTGCATGATGAAGGGTTGAGTTAT AAAAAGACAATGGTCGCCGACGAGCGCGAGCGGCCCGATGTCGCCGCCCGACGGAACCGCTGGCTGAAGCATCGCTATCATGTCGATCCGGCCCGCCTCGTCTTCATCGATGAAACCTGGACGAAGACGAATATGGCGCCGCTCCGGGGCTGGGCGCCGCGCGGCGAACGGTTGCCCGGTCAGGCGCCCTTCGGCCATTGGAACACCATGACGTTCATTGCCGCCCTGCGCGCCGACCGCGTCAGCGCGCCATGGATCATCGACGGCCCGATCAATGGCGAGCGGTTCCTGATCTATGTGGAAAAGGTGCTGGTCCCCGAACTCAAGCCAGACGATATCGTCGTGATGGACAATCTGGGCTCACACAAGGCAAAAGCAATCCGCACCGCGATCCGCAAGGCTGGGGCCAAACTGTTCTTCCTGCCCAAATACTCCCCTGACCTCAATCCCATCGAAAAGCTCTTTGCCAAGATCAAGCACTGGCTACGCGAGGCACAGGCCAGAACTCGCCACGCGATCGACGAGGCCATCGCAGCCATCCTCAAGACAGTTTCACCACAGGAATGCCAAAACTACTTCAAGGAAGCCGGATATGAACGGACTTAA
- a CDS encoding GNAT family N-acetyltransferase — protein MKTLSIDVRRAEPHDARAISEAHRLSWQHTYAGIIPHRALTQMIERRGENWWRKATRGPATLLVLDVAGTVAGYATLGLNRARALPQEGEIYELYLRPEYQGIGLGKLLFGEARRLLKSLGCNGMVVWCLEENETAAGFYRDHGGIDFCEGMENFDHKQIKKIGFIWN, from the coding sequence ATGAAGACGTTGTCGATTGATGTCCGGCGGGCCGAACCGCATGATGCCCGAGCCATTTCGGAAGCCCATCGGCTTTCATGGCAGCATACTTATGCAGGCATCATTCCGCATCGCGCACTCACCCAGATGATCGAACGCCGCGGCGAAAATTGGTGGCGCAAGGCGACACGTGGCCCTGCCACGTTGCTTGTTCTCGATGTTGCGGGCACTGTCGCGGGCTATGCGACCCTCGGTCTCAATCGCGCCCGCGCGCTGCCGCAGGAAGGCGAAATCTACGAGCTCTACCTGCGTCCGGAATACCAGGGCATCGGCCTCGGTAAACTGCTTTTCGGCGAAGCCCGGCGACTTCTGAAATCCCTTGGTTGTAACGGCATGGTCGTCTGGTGCCTGGAAGAGAACGAGACGGCTGCCGGCTTTTATCGCGATCATGGCGGTATCGATTTCTGCGAAGGCATGGAAAATTTCGACCATAAGCAGATCAAAAAGATCGGCTTCATCTGGAACTGA
- a CDS encoding glutamine amidotransferase, whose protein sequence is MPTDRIMRRDKRPILIILHQERSSPGRVGQLLIEKGYDLDIRRPVLGDKLPSTLDDHAGAVVFGGPMSANDPDEFVKAEIDWLEIPLKENRPYLGICLGAQMLARQLGSKVTANCDGSTEIGWYPLHTTERGRLLMHWPKMVYHFHREGFELPHGAELLASGDAYPNQAFRYNGNAWGLQFHAELTRVMMHRWVVHGAHRFILPNAQQGREHLEGRMLFDAPLRAWLDDFLDIVFEGKTAAVTPLLA, encoded by the coding sequence ATGCCGACTGACAGAATTATGAGACGCGATAAGCGCCCCATTCTCATCATTCTTCATCAGGAGCGTTCCAGCCCTGGTCGTGTCGGCCAGCTTCTCATCGAGAAAGGCTATGATCTCGATATCCGACGCCCGGTACTCGGCGATAAGTTGCCCTCCACGCTTGATGATCATGCCGGTGCAGTGGTTTTCGGCGGCCCGATGAGCGCCAACGATCCCGATGAGTTCGTGAAAGCGGAGATCGACTGGCTGGAGATACCGCTCAAGGAAAACCGCCCCTATCTCGGCATCTGCCTTGGTGCACAGATGCTGGCGCGCCAGCTCGGCAGCAAGGTCACTGCCAATTGTGACGGGTCCACCGAGATCGGCTGGTATCCGCTGCATACGACCGAAAGGGGTCGGCTGCTGATGCACTGGCCGAAAATGGTCTATCACTTCCACCGGGAAGGATTTGAACTGCCGCATGGTGCCGAGCTGTTGGCATCCGGCGATGCTTATCCCAATCAGGCCTTCCGCTACAATGGCAACGCCTGGGGCCTGCAGTTCCACGCGGAGCTGACACGGGTGATGATGCATCGCTGGGTGGTGCACGGCGCCCACCGCTTCATCCTGCCGAATGCACAGCAGGGGCGCGAACATCTTGAAGGTCGCATGCTGTTCGATGCGCCGCTCAGAGCCTGGCTCGACGATTTCCTGGATATCGTCTTCGAAGGCAAGACGGCGGCCGTTACGCCACTTCTCGCATAG
- the ppa gene encoding inorganic diphosphatase: MRIDAVSIGNNPPEDVNVIVEVPVGGHPIKYEMDKEAGTLVVDRFLYTPMTYPGNYGFVPHTLSEDGDPIDVLIASTRPLVPGCVINVRPIGVLKMEDNSGKDEKIIAVPSPKLTLRYEKVTDYTDLPEITLKQIEHFFEHYKDLEPGKWVKIYGWGDSKEAGALILEAIERAKKEKA, translated from the coding sequence ATGCGCATCGATGCCGTTTCAATCGGTAATAATCCACCAGAAGACGTCAACGTTATCGTCGAGGTTCCGGTCGGCGGTCATCCGATCAAGTACGAAATGGACAAGGAAGCCGGCACGCTGGTTGTCGACCGTTTCCTCTACACGCCGATGACCTATCCGGGTAACTATGGCTTCGTACCGCATACGCTCTCGGAAGATGGCGACCCGATCGACGTCCTGATCGCCAGCACCCGCCCGCTGGTCCCGGGCTGTGTCATCAACGTCCGCCCGATCGGCGTTCTGAAGATGGAAGACAATTCCGGCAAGGACGAGAAGATCATTGCCGTTCCGTCGCCCAAGCTGACGCTGCGTTATGAGAAGGTCACGGACTACACCGACCTTCCGGAAATTACGCTGAAGCAGATCGAGCACTTCTTCGAGCACTACAAGGATCTGGAACCCGGCAAATGGGTGAAGATCTACGGCTGGGGCGATTCCAAGGAAGCCGGCGCGCTCATCCTCGAAGCGATCGAGCGCGCCAAGAAGGAAAAGGCCTGA